The following are encoded in a window of Bacillus xiapuensis genomic DNA:
- a CDS encoding disulfide oxidoreductase has protein sequence MKKDNLLFAAWAVSFIAVLGSLYFSEVMKYEPCELCWYQRIFMYPIMFILALAVIKKDQTAAKYSLMLSAIGGSISLYHYSIQKLDFLADRAPACGRVPCTGTYINFLNFITIPFLAFTAFAIIFFASLLILKRKDSV, from the coding sequence ATGAAAAAAGATAATCTGCTTTTTGCGGCCTGGGCTGTTTCGTTTATAGCTGTGCTTGGAAGCTTGTACTTTTCAGAAGTCATGAAATATGAGCCTTGCGAGCTTTGCTGGTATCAGCGAATATTCATGTATCCGATTATGTTCATTCTCGCTCTGGCCGTTATCAAAAAGGATCAAACCGCCGCTAAGTATTCCCTAATGCTTTCCGCCATAGGGGGCAGCATTTCCCTTTATCATTATTCCATTCAAAAGCTGGACTTTTTGGCGGATCGCGCGCCAGCATGCGGACGCGTGCCATGTACTGGAACTTATATCAATTTCTTGAATTTTATCACGATTCCCTTTTTGGCCTTTACCGCCTTTGCCATTATTTTCTTTGCCAGCTTACTGATCTTAAAAAGAAAGGACAGCGTCTAA
- a CDS encoding phospho-sugar mutase translates to MDWKVGYARWKEFQGLDREMRGLLKEMEMDENRLEEAFYKNLEFGTGGMRGVIGPGTNRMNIYTVRKASAGLAGYILEHGEKAQERGAVIAYDSRHKSYEFAMESAKTLATYGIRTYVFEGLRPTPELSFAVRYLKAFAGIVITASHNPPEYNGYKVYGPDGAQLGLEAADRVIEKVSALSDELLIQVKDEAELKKKGLIQMIGEEIDRSYIEHVASISEQPQLALETDVKIVFTPLHGTGNIPVRRGLETLGYMNVTVVAEQELPDPDFSTVQSPNPEEKAAFEWAIRYGKAADADILIATDPDADRLGLAIKDTAGEYVLLTGNQTGAILLNYLLSQKKEKGELPRNGRVFKTIVTSELGRQIAESYGVSCEDVLTGFKFIGEKMEAYHQSGEYTFLFGYEESYGYLIADFARDKDAIQAAILAVEACAYYQKSGRTLYETLLDIYDRYGYYREGLASMTFTGIEGEKAIQSILSSFREHPRTEIAGRKVAAIEDYLTGKRLDRQTGTETPLRLPASNVLKYIFEDQTWICIRPSGTEPKIKFYFGVVGSSLQNSRDKLEEVQSRFMEKMNQLV, encoded by the coding sequence ATGGATTGGAAAGTCGGATATGCGCGCTGGAAAGAGTTCCAAGGGTTGGATCGAGAAATGCGGGGATTGCTTAAAGAAATGGAGATGGATGAGAACAGGCTTGAGGAAGCCTTTTATAAAAATCTGGAATTTGGCACAGGCGGGATGCGCGGAGTGATCGGGCCAGGGACGAACCGCATGAATATTTACACCGTCCGTAAAGCTTCTGCTGGCCTGGCTGGGTATATATTGGAGCACGGGGAGAAGGCGCAAGAGAGAGGCGCCGTAATTGCTTATGATTCGAGGCATAAATCGTATGAATTTGCAATGGAAAGTGCGAAAACGCTAGCGACCTACGGAATTCGGACTTATGTATTTGAAGGGCTGCGCCCGACACCGGAACTTTCCTTTGCAGTCCGATATTTAAAAGCTTTTGCGGGAATTGTCATTACCGCAAGCCACAATCCGCCGGAATACAATGGATATAAAGTGTACGGTCCCGATGGAGCCCAGCTGGGTTTAGAAGCCGCGGATCGGGTCATTGAAAAGGTCAGCGCTCTATCAGATGAGCTCCTTATCCAAGTGAAGGACGAAGCGGAACTAAAGAAAAAAGGTTTAATCCAAATGATTGGGGAAGAAATCGACCGTTCCTACATTGAGCATGTTGCCTCGATTTCTGAACAGCCGCAATTGGCGTTAGAGACAGACGTGAAGATTGTCTTTACGCCGCTTCACGGCACTGGAAATATTCCCGTGCGCAGAGGTCTGGAGACTCTCGGCTACATGAATGTGACAGTAGTGGCTGAACAGGAGCTGCCAGACCCGGACTTTTCCACTGTCCAATCTCCCAATCCGGAAGAAAAGGCGGCTTTTGAATGGGCCATTCGCTACGGAAAAGCAGCGGATGCGGATATTCTGATTGCAACGGATCCCGATGCTGACCGTCTCGGCCTAGCGATCAAAGATACAGCGGGCGAATACGTGCTTTTAACTGGAAATCAGACGGGGGCGATTTTGCTGAACTATTTGCTCTCTCAAAAGAAGGAAAAAGGGGAGCTTCCGCGAAATGGAAGAGTGTTCAAAACAATCGTTACGTCTGAGCTGGGACGACAAATAGCAGAGTCTTACGGCGTCTCCTGCGAAGATGTATTAACAGGCTTTAAATTTATTGGTGAAAAAATGGAAGCGTATCATCAATCGGGAGAATATACCTTTTTATTTGGCTATGAAGAAAGCTATGGTTATTTAATCGCCGATTTCGCCCGCGACAAAGATGCCATTCAAGCGGCGATTCTGGCCGTTGAAGCGTGTGCTTATTATCAAAAATCCGGACGCACGCTGTATGAAACCTTGCTCGATATATATGACCGCTACGGATATTACAGGGAAGGACTCGCTTCAATGACTTTCACAGGAATTGAGGGGGAAAAGGCTATTCAGTCCATTCTGTCTTCTTTCCGAGAACATCCTCGCACGGAAATAGCCGGGAGAAAAGTGGCGGCCATTGAAGATTATTTAACGGGAAAGCGGTTAGATAGGCAAACCGGCACTGAAACGCCGCTTCGTTTGCCAGCTTCCAACGTACTGAAGTATATCTTTGAGGATCAAACGTGGATTTGCATCCGTCCATCCGGCACGGAGCCAAAGATCAAATTTTATTTTGGTGTTGTAGGCAGCAGCTTGCAAAACAGCCGGGATAAGCTGGAGGAGGTGCAGAGCCGTTTTATGGAGAAGATGAACCAGCTGGTATAA
- a CDS encoding YhdB family protein, with protein MNYNDYDRALYYIHCSDWNNLLILMVRTNDHLLSKKIEHFLHARSFPNPYPVVETTFYTLFHYIEHANSVNS; from the coding sequence ATGAATTACAATGACTACGATCGAGCATTGTATTATATCCATTGTTCCGATTGGAATAATCTGCTGATCTTAATGGTGCGAACGAATGATCATTTGCTTTCGAAAAAAATCGAGCATTTTCTTCATGCCCGCAGTTTCCCTAATCCTTATCCTGTGGTGGAAACAACATTTTATACATTATTCCACTACATTGAACACGCCAATTCAGTAAACTCCTGA
- a CDS encoding Na+/H+ antiporter NhaC family protein — MEKEANGWALFPLLIFLLLFIGSGVLTGDFYKMPIIVALIITAAITLAMNRKKPFMDKVDVFTKGAGHPNIMLMAFIFLLAGAFAYTAKGMGAVDSTVNMALSVLPQNLLMVGLFIIACFISLSMGTSTGTIVALAPIGVSIADETGISLALAMATIIGGSMFGDNLSVISDTTIAAVRTQGTKMVDKFRTNFLIVLPAAILTAVILGAVTIGQQSAVDASSYQVVKIIPYVAVLLAALSGMNVLIVLSGGIALAGVIGILDGSYTFYSLINAVSEGVGSMTELAMIAIIIGGIVEVIRSNGGIEFILQLVMKKARTKKGAQFGMASLVSLTNLSTANNTIAIIIAGPLAKNIAQEYKVDPRKSASILDLFSCFVQGMIPYGAQMLAASGLSGISPISIMGYSIYPVLIGICGVLAIAFNLPRLREEKE; from the coding sequence TTGGAGAAAGAAGCAAACGGCTGGGCGTTATTTCCCCTGCTCATTTTTTTGCTCTTATTTATAGGCAGCGGAGTGCTGACTGGCGATTTTTATAAAATGCCCATTATTGTTGCATTAATCATTACGGCAGCCATTACGCTGGCAATGAACAGAAAGAAGCCATTTATGGACAAAGTGGATGTTTTCACGAAAGGAGCCGGCCATCCTAATATTATGCTGATGGCGTTTATTTTCTTGCTGGCCGGTGCTTTTGCCTATACGGCGAAAGGAATGGGAGCGGTGGATTCGACCGTTAATATGGCGCTGTCAGTATTACCGCAAAACTTGCTTATGGTTGGTTTGTTTATCATTGCTTGTTTTATTTCTTTATCAATGGGGACATCTACGGGTACGATCGTAGCTTTAGCCCCCATCGGCGTTTCGATCGCCGATGAAACCGGAATATCTTTAGCATTAGCTATGGCCACTATTATCGGGGGCTCGATGTTTGGCGACAACTTATCCGTTATTTCTGATACAACGATCGCGGCCGTGCGCACACAAGGAACGAAAATGGTTGATAAATTCCGAACGAATTTCTTAATTGTGTTACCGGCGGCCATTCTTACAGCTGTTATTCTGGGAGCGGTGACGATCGGTCAGCAAAGTGCTGTAGACGCGAGTTCTTATCAAGTGGTCAAAATCATTCCTTACGTGGCTGTCTTGCTGGCGGCCTTATCAGGGATGAATGTCCTGATCGTCTTGTCGGGGGGAATCGCGCTTGCTGGTGTGATCGGAATCCTCGACGGCAGCTATACCTTTTATTCACTGATTAATGCGGTATCTGAAGGCGTGGGCAGCATGACAGAGCTGGCGATGATCGCCATTATCATTGGCGGTATCGTAGAGGTGATCCGTTCAAACGGCGGAATTGAATTTATATTGCAGCTGGTGATGAAAAAAGCGCGCACCAAAAAGGGAGCGCAGTTTGGCATGGCGTCATTAGTCAGTCTAACGAACTTATCAACAGCCAACAATACGATTGCGATTATCATCGCTGGACCGCTCGCTAAAAACATTGCCCAAGAATATAAGGTAGATCCTCGGAAATCGGCCAGTATTCTCGATCTGTTCTCCTGCTTTGTACAAGGGATGATTCCTTATGGCGCACAGATGCTCGCTGCGTCGGGGCTTTCCGGCATTTCACCAATTAGTATTATGGGGTACTCAATTTATCCTGTACTAATCGGCATTTGCGGAGTGCTGGCCATCGCTTTCAACCTGCCCCGCTTAAGAGAAGAAAAAGAATGA
- a CDS encoding SpoVR family protein — protein MNKTEMKSLQYAIDEITEIASGFGLDFYPMRYEICPADIIYTFGAYGMPTRFSHWSFGKQFFKMKLQYDLGLSKIYELVINSNPCYAFLLDTNSLIQNKLIVAHVLAHCDFFKNNVRFQRTNRHMVESMAATAERVRQYEMNYGQEAVEEFLDAVLSIEEHIDPSLVMPQLSWQHEEEQGEREQKPGPYDDLWNLDEKKEDSKPLTNKKKKLPPRPEKDMMLFIEQYSQELDDWQRDIMTMVREEMLYFWPQLETKIMNEGWASYWHQRIVRELDLTSGEAVEFAKLNAQVIQPSRTSLNPYYLGLKMFEDIEERYNQPTEEMKKHGVKPGSGREKIFEVREMESDISFLRNYLTKELIVREDMYLFQKEGKDYKVVDKEWTNVRDQLVSMRVNGGFPYITVNDGDYMKAGELYAKHWYEGVELDLKYLEKVLPHLFKLWGRPVHLESVVEGRKILFTYSGNRIQRKYL, from the coding sequence ATGAACAAGACGGAGATGAAAAGCCTTCAATATGCCATTGATGAAATCACCGAGATTGCTTCTGGTTTTGGGTTGGATTTTTATCCGATGCGATATGAAATTTGCCCTGCGGACATTATCTATACATTTGGCGCTTACGGAATGCCTACAAGGTTTTCGCATTGGAGTTTTGGCAAACAGTTTTTCAAAATGAAGCTTCAATACGATCTGGGGCTTAGTAAGATTTACGAGCTGGTGATCAATTCCAACCCTTGCTACGCTTTTTTGCTGGATACGAATTCACTCATTCAGAATAAATTGATTGTTGCACACGTGCTCGCGCACTGTGACTTCTTTAAGAATAATGTCCGTTTTCAAAGAACGAACCGTCATATGGTGGAAAGCATGGCGGCCACAGCTGAACGAGTGCGTCAATATGAAATGAATTACGGTCAAGAAGCGGTTGAAGAGTTTCTCGATGCGGTGCTGTCTATCGAAGAACATATTGATCCGTCTTTGGTGATGCCGCAGCTGTCTTGGCAGCATGAAGAAGAACAGGGGGAGAGGGAGCAAAAGCCAGGACCGTACGATGATTTATGGAATTTGGATGAAAAAAAGGAAGATTCTAAGCCGCTGACCAATAAGAAAAAAAAGCTTCCGCCCCGGCCGGAAAAGGATATGATGCTATTTATAGAACAGTACAGCCAAGAACTGGATGACTGGCAGCGTGATATTATGACCATGGTGCGCGAGGAAATGCTTTATTTTTGGCCGCAGCTGGAAACGAAAATTATGAATGAAGGCTGGGCATCTTATTGGCATCAGCGGATCGTTCGTGAGCTTGATTTAACGTCGGGAGAAGCGGTTGAATTTGCAAAGCTGAACGCCCAAGTCATTCAGCCATCCCGAACATCGCTTAATCCTTATTACTTAGGGCTGAAAATGTTTGAAGATATTGAAGAGCGCTACAATCAGCCGACGGAGGAAATGAAAAAGCACGGCGTCAAGCCAGGGTCAGGGCGAGAGAAAATATTTGAGGTTAGAGAAATGGAATCGGATATTTCTTTCTTGCGCAATTACTTAACGAAGGAGCTGATCGTGAGAGAGGATATGTATTTGTTTCAGAAAGAAGGAAAGGACTACAAAGTGGTTGATAAAGAATGGACAAACGTCCGCGATCAGCTAGTGAGTATGCGCGTTAATGGAGGCTTTCCCTATATTACTGTCAATGACGGCGACTATATGAAAGCCGGTGAGCTGTATGCAAAGCATTGGTATGAAGGGGTTGAATTGGATTTGAAGTATTTGGAAAAAGTGCTACCTCATCTTTTTAAGCTGTGGGGCCGGCCTGTTCACTTGGAATCGGTTGTGGAAGGCAGGAAAATTCTCTTTACTTACAGCGGCAATAGAATCCAAAGAAAATATTTGTAG
- a CDS encoding TrkA C-terminal domain-containing protein — MGFTFILLYFLIVTFVIEISVILFNLTGLETQVSRYQVISMLTGTGFTTDESQLIIDHPVRRRLSAFLILFGAFSLAVIISAITNILANDLRLKELTAINLVLLILFLIGKTPPIRRVLHKKFNKEMEKNLEVSELPIKDALYIEKDDLVTIVTIMEDSPLIGKKINDLIGKTDDLNILFVKRGDIRIRRELSGESVKEGDELLIYGKEGHIRKRFSSEKGIKEKGSSS, encoded by the coding sequence ATGGGGTTTACCTTTATATTGTTATATTTCTTAATTGTCACCTTTGTAATTGAAATATCAGTTATATTATTTAATTTAACGGGGTTGGAAACGCAAGTATCTCGCTATCAAGTGATTTCAATGCTGACGGGAACAGGCTTTACCACAGATGAATCGCAGCTGATCATTGATCACCCGGTGCGGAGAAGATTAAGCGCCTTTTTAATTTTGTTCGGTGCATTTTCCTTGGCTGTAATCATTTCGGCGATTACGAATATTTTGGCCAATGATTTGCGTCTGAAAGAGCTGACAGCGATCAATCTCGTTTTACTAATTCTGTTTTTAATTGGAAAAACACCGCCGATTAGACGTGTGCTCCACAAAAAATTTAATAAAGAAATGGAGAAGAACTTAGAAGTGTCGGAGCTGCCGATTAAAGATGCCCTTTATATTGAGAAAGATGATCTTGTCACCATTGTAACGATTATGGAGGATTCTCCTTTAATCGGAAAGAAAATAAACGATCTGATTGGAAAGACGGATGATTTAAACATATTATTTGTGAAAAGAGGAGATATCCGGATTCGGCGCGAGCTAAGCGGCGAATCCGTTAAAGAAGGGGACGAGCTGCTCATTTATGGAAAAGAAGGGCATATAAGAAAGCGATTTTCATCCGAAAAGGGCATAAAAGAGAAGGGCTCATCCTCATAA
- a CDS encoding EcsC family protein, whose protein sequence is METENQLLTELKEIEKWEKSQKQLWIWDRIMRLPFKLLDRVTPSFIHKKIGLLLDELGSYVQTGGQYLIQENNVLNKIQKENPEIPIHSIDDAAGVPIISMKAVSEELKKSRGGFATVQGATTGFGGIFTLAADIPLMLGISLKTLQEIAIAYGYDPRKREERIFIVKCLQFSSSDIVGKKAILRELSSFHANREDSREVMSQLQGWREVVFTYRDQFGWKKLLQAVPVAGMVFGAITNRQAVHDVAETADMLYRKRRVLERLS, encoded by the coding sequence ATGGAAACAGAGAATCAGCTTCTAACTGAATTAAAGGAAATTGAAAAATGGGAGAAATCACAAAAGCAATTGTGGATTTGGGACCGGATCATGCGCTTGCCTTTCAAATTGCTTGACCGTGTCACGCCTTCCTTCATTCACAAAAAAATCGGCTTATTATTGGACGAGCTCGGCAGCTACGTTCAAACGGGCGGACAATATTTAATTCAAGAGAACAATGTATTAAACAAAATTCAAAAGGAAAATCCTGAAATCCCTATTCATTCCATTGATGATGCAGCAGGAGTGCCGATTATCAGCATGAAAGCCGTCAGTGAAGAGCTGAAAAAGTCACGCGGCGGCTTTGCAACCGTTCAAGGAGCAACCACCGGCTTTGGCGGCATCTTTACTCTAGCTGCGGATATTCCGCTTATGCTCGGCATTTCTTTGAAGACTCTCCAGGAAATCGCCATCGCTTACGGTTATGATCCCCGAAAACGGGAAGAGCGAATTTTTATTGTTAAGTGTCTGCAATTTTCATCCTCAGATATTGTTGGAAAGAAAGCGATATTAAGGGAATTATCTTCCTTTCATGCCAATCGCGAGGATAGCCGGGAAGTGATGTCGCAGCTGCAGGGCTGGAGAGAAGTAGTCTTCACTTATCGCGATCAGTTCGGCTGGAAGAAGCTGCTTCAAGCGGTTCCCGTTGCTGGCATGGTTTTCGGAGCCATCACCAATCGGCAAGCTGTTCATGACGTAGCGGAAACGGCCGATATGCTGTACCGCAAGCGGAGGGTGCTTGAAAGACTGAGTTAA
- a CDS encoding NCS2 family permease: protein MKQFFLFQERKTSYKQETVAGITTFLSMAYILIVNPIILSQSGMDQGAVFTATALSAIIGSLLIGLLANFPIGIAPSMGLNTFFTFSVCIGMGIPWQTALTGVFISGVLFIILSLLKIREMIINVIPQDLKHAIAGGIGFFVAFIGLKNAGMVVANEATFVSIGDFRSPTVLLAAFGFMITVVMMVRGIGGAIFFGMVISTAAGMLTGLIDPPKSIVGAVPSLEPTFGTVFAHLDQVLSPEMLAVIFTFLFVAFFDTAGALIAIASQAGLMKENKIPNAGRALLADSSTTVAGAILGTSTTAAMIESSAGIAAGGRTGFTSVVISFMFAIALFFSPLLSVVTAEVTAPALIIVGALMATEVRFINWSRLEVAIPAFITLIMMPLTSSVASGIALGFIVYPVTMITLGKRKELHPLMYVLLIAFLAYFIYL from the coding sequence ATGAAACAATTCTTTTTATTTCAGGAACGAAAGACTTCTTATAAACAAGAGACCGTAGCAGGGATCACGACCTTCTTGTCGATGGCTTATATTCTTATTGTCAATCCGATTATCTTAAGTCAGTCGGGCATGGATCAAGGCGCAGTGTTTACTGCTACAGCCCTGTCAGCCATTATCGGTTCTTTGCTGATCGGCTTGCTGGCTAATTTTCCTATCGGCATCGCGCCAAGTATGGGATTGAATACGTTCTTTACCTTTTCGGTATGCATTGGGATGGGCATTCCCTGGCAAACGGCCTTAACCGGAGTGTTTATTTCGGGTGTGCTGTTTATTATTTTAAGCTTATTAAAGATTCGTGAAATGATTATTAATGTCATTCCGCAGGATTTAAAGCACGCGATTGCTGGAGGCATCGGCTTTTTTGTCGCTTTCATTGGTTTGAAAAATGCCGGTATGGTTGTAGCCAATGAAGCAACCTTCGTCAGTATCGGAGATTTTCGTTCACCAACGGTTTTGCTGGCTGCCTTCGGTTTTATGATTACGGTTGTGATGATGGTGCGGGGAATTGGCGGGGCCATTTTCTTCGGTATGGTCATCAGCACTGCAGCGGGCATGCTGACTGGATTAATTGATCCTCCCAAAAGCATTGTCGGAGCTGTCCCAAGTCTTGAACCGACATTTGGCACTGTGTTTGCTCATCTGGATCAAGTGCTGTCACCAGAAATGCTGGCGGTGATTTTTACCTTCTTATTTGTGGCCTTTTTCGATACGGCAGGTGCATTGATTGCCATTGCCAGTCAAGCGGGCCTTATGAAAGAGAATAAGATTCCCAATGCCGGCCGTGCCTTGCTGGCGGATTCATCCACCACGGTCGCTGGCGCCATCCTCGGTACGTCGACGACAGCAGCGATGATTGAATCGAGTGCCGGCATTGCAGCGGGAGGGAGAACAGGCTTTACTTCGGTTGTTATTTCTTTCATGTTTGCAATTGCGCTGTTTTTCTCTCCGCTGTTGTCCGTTGTGACAGCGGAGGTCACGGCGCCGGCTTTAATCATTGTAGGTGCCTTAATGGCTACGGAAGTGAGGTTCATAAATTGGAGCCGGCTGGAGGTGGCGATTCCCGCTTTTATTACCTTGATCATGATGCCGCTTACCTCCAGTGTGGCCAGCGGTATTGCTTTAGGATTTATCGTA